The genomic region ATTGTGGTAAGTCTCACCAAAGAGTGCCTCTGAATTTATCTCATCATACGACATTTTTCTTGAGGCAGTTTGCTCAAAGTTTTTCAAGAAATTAAGAGTATCCTTTATATCAATGCTGTGGTGTCTGGTGATAAATCTCTTGGACAGAGCCAGGCTGTTGATTTTAAAACACAATTCTTCCTCTGGAGTTATGTCCTGAAGCTCTTCTTGTAAAGGGGATATTTGATTCTGATCGAAAAGTGAGGAGGAAGGCTTCATCCAAGGTTCAGAATATACGTGCTGCATCTGAGGCCCTGTGTGTGCCAAGTTGGGTTTTCTTGAAGGAGAATGTGGTTCAGGGGCATCTTCCTTTCTTCCGGAATGATCAGGTTCTTTAAAGTTAAAGAGACCCTTTTCTGTCTCCTTTGAGTTTGACTGTGGTGAGGGAGATGTTTTGATTTCTACATCTGATGGGGAAGTGCAAGAACTTGAAGAATGAGCTTCATCTGTGTCAGGAGGAGGAACATTTAAGTACTGCTTAATTCTCTGCCTCCCAGATGGAGACCTGTCTTTCGTAATGATTATGACTTCTTTCCCCCTTGCTTTGCAAGCATCTAGGAGAACTTTGAGGGTTTCCTTGTCCTCTGAATTCACTGAGTAAACAAGAACTGAATTGCCAGAATGGTCTTGCAGACTTATGTCTGCTCCACTTTTAAGCAGTAGAGAAACCACTTCAGGGCCAGCCTTCTGCAAGCAAGCATGCATTAAGGCTGTCTTCCCAGTTTTGTCCTGTATGTTTGGATCTGCCTTATTCTCCAGGAGGTACTTCACCATTTTGACTTTGCTAACACTCTGATGGTCCACATGCTTTGTCTTACAAGCAATCATCAAAGGGGTTTCACCACGGTCATTACTTTCGTTAATGTAGGCCCCACCTTCTAGCAACAGCCTTGTGAGACGAAGTCTGCTTTGATAGACCGCTTTTATCAGAGAGTTTCCATCAGGTGAAAGCTCTATGACTTCTTCCATCTTCTCTGTTTTTGAAGACTGCAGCTGTTGGAAATGTTGCCTAATGTGGAGACAAACAGGAAAGATAATTAAGAATCtaatatatattttcatttagTAACAGGAAGATGAAAAAATGGGAGCCTCCATTAAACAGAACATTCTaattttgcaacacacacacacacacctctgtctgCATGCAGCAGTGCATTTACCTTGTATTCCTCAAGTTGACCTGGCACTAAAGGCTGAAATAATGCATTATATGTACTTAACAGAACTCTGACAGGAAAAGCAGCTTTGAAATATAGTTATTTAGATTGGAGAAGTATCAGGAAGGAGGTTGCTTAAATCTTTCTCTACCTGATACTTTCCCATTGCAACTCCAGCtctcacactaaaaaaaaaagaatatataaatTAGTACTCCACTTTGGCCTGAGTCATACCCAGAGTTTGCTTTCTTATCCAATAATTGTTTCCATAAGTCTCGTGAATTATGTTAAAATTTACAGTTAGGAAGGCATGGAAGAATAAGGAAAATCAGAGAGGATGTATTGAGTGTTTCTAGTATGCTTATGGTCAGCAAGTTGCTTACTAGAGGACCACTTAAGTAGGGAGTGGGGGTACAAGAgaataatacaatacaaacagaaaaacaaatgtaATAGCTGACAACACAACAAGAAATAACAGTATGAAGAGAAGATCGCACATGGGTGAAGGGAAGTAATGGGTAAAGGGGGAAGGAGGTATAAGGCAGCAATTGGAAAATTGTAGAGGACAAATATGCAATTTAGGAGGTTAAAAACaagaagtaaaagaagaagatttaAGTTAAAGAATAGTAAAATAAGGAAATCTGAGAAGAATTTAGTACAAATGAAAACATGAGGGTCATGTTATTGCTTCTATCTTGGTTTATTTTGGTTGTAAAATCTTCTGTTGTAAAAGTTTATTTTGGTTGTAAAGTCCTCTGTTGTTAAGATTATACATAAAatgttatataaaaaattaagtAGGGAGTGGGGGGTGATGGGCCATGCTATCACAACCCAAAGGTGCTTGAACAACAGGTTCTCATTGTAATTACCACCACATACCTCTTGGTTGGCAACTAGAAACCAGCTTAGGATGCATCCTTACTCTTTTGTGAGGCTTCAGTCCTAAGAGTAAGCCCAACTGAAACCAGAAGAATATACTTCTGTAAAGCATAGGTTGAGAGAAGCTGagtagtggttagtgttggactaggactcaGGAGACTACTCAGCCATGGGTGTTTATAGGAATATAAGAAAccaccttataccaagtcagttCATTGGTCTATTGAGCTTGGCATCATACATTTCCAACCCTTCCTggagattggacctgggacctttgttatgcaaagcaggtgctctgccactgaactacagcccttcctaaGCTCATTGGGTTACCTTGGGTCAGTCATTGCCTCTCTGCTTGGCCTATGCCACATGCGggattgttatgaggataaaggtgggacagaaatgtaataaatatatatatatacccagtATGCTCTAAGGCATACATACCAGggagtaaagtaaaggtaaagggaccccgaccgctaggtctagtcgtggatgactctggggttgcggtgctcatctcgctttattggccaagggagctggcgtacagcttccgggtcatgtggccagcatgactaagccgcttctggtgaaccagagcagcgcatggaaatgccatttgccttcctgccagagcggtacctatttatctacttgcaatttgtgcttttgaactgctaggttggcaggagcagcagggacgagcaaggggagctcaccccgttgcggggattcaaaccgccgaccttctgatcggtaagccctaggttctgttgtttaacccacagcgccacccgcgtcccataccagggagtaagtcccataaAATATGCAGCCCAAATCTATGCATACTTACTGACAGTGgggccaacatgaataaaatattgaggcgaggggagggggcaggtaagccctgtcctGCATAATCAACACAGTGCATGGTGAGTGACCCCCTCTTTTATTGGGCTGCTGAACGGACTTGCTATCTAAGTGGGGCTTACTCGCAGGTGAGTGTGCATAATATTGCAGCCTTCCTGGAGCTTCCTTATCAATAAATACATATCACTACTATGCTGTGTGCACCATACAAGGttagttgtttttataaaaataaataaataaatagcactgaTCTTTCTATTTTCTTAGGAAATAAAAATTCAGAGGCACTCTTTTACAGAAAATTAATTCTCCACTCCACCCAATTTGTAACCTGGCAAAAGTCAGCCTTGCTCAGTACCACACAACAGTCTGCTCCATTTCACCACGGCATCCCATAAACAATAAAAAGTAATTTCGTTTTATTTAAATGTAACTGCTAATTGGAACACTGCAATTTGTATGCTTTTCTCCGTGTCAGCGTGACCGCAGTCGTGcggtacaaaaaaacaacaacccagcaacacTGAAGTAACTCCATTCATTTTAGTCCAGAGTatttgagatttttaaaatatttcggAAGTGTGTGGTTGCAAAAACGGAACTGGGAATCCGAACACTGCTAGTAAAGAAACGGTGTCGGACTGCACACTTTTGCAAGCCAGCAGCGAGCCTATTCCAGACTATATGCCTATTTAGGAGCCAGCGCTACTGAAGTCAATGGGTCGTGCTTCCAAATAAGTTCGCCTAGGTGAACAGCCCGCAGGCAATATATGACACGGATTGCACCCCCTACTCCCTGTTGCCTGCCCCCTTTGCACGCCCTCGGGAGACCCCTCACACTCGCGCACAGCCGTCCCGACGCTCGAAGGGCGCGTCGCTGGCGGGAAAAAATCGCCCAGGGCGGCATAGCTGTGCAGAGTCGCCAGGCGCGCTCGCCAAAATGCAGCAGCGGCGCCACCACGTCAAGGCACCGCTGGGTGAGGCAAGTTGTTCTGCCTTCAGGTAGGAAGGCAAGAGGCCCGGGGTCCACCCACCAATCTCCAAGTCTTCCCTCCGCCCGCTTTACCTGCTTGAGGAGCCGGCAGCTGAGGTACGCCGAGCGGGAGAGCTGACTTCTGTAGCACGGGGCTCTTCTCTGCGCAGGAATTCGGTCTTCTTAGTTCTCCAGTAGCGGCAGCTCTTTGAGGCAACAGCGGGGAGTGAGGGGGAAGAAACGCCTCCGCTCGGCTGGAAGGCAGGCAGCGCCCCTGCTCTGGAGAAGCGGCTGTCAGCAGCGCTGGGGCGGCTTCACCCACCTCTTGGGCGCGCCACCCACGCGCTGCTGAGCTCGGGCTCTAAGGACCCGCTGCCTCGAcgctagtccccccccccccccggttgtccAAGGGCGTCtgttgcctgcttgcttgcctgctcgCCCGCGCGGAACTAGCCAACTGCCGGCAAGGTGGGCTTGCTCTTGCAGAAGGTGGGAATCCAGCGGAGGCGGCGGTAGCGCGCGCGCGCTCTGTCCCTCCTCAGGGAAGCTCGCGAGGCAGAGTCTACTCCATGCATCTAGTCGGATTTGCGGCGTGCAGCCAACGCCTACGTTAGCTGGAAAGCAGGTCTTCCTGGAGTCAGTGGAGAGCGCATTCCCGAGGAAACATGTATACAGTAATAAGACTGCGGCCTCTTAGGTTTgacatctcccctccccaccccagaggTCCTTTAAGAGCTGCGCgccaggcagaagttcaacaggtgcAGACTTTCCCTCCTACGCAGTTGGCGAGAAGATAGTTGCATCTGTTGAGTTGCTGCCGGGCAGaaaactgtcaaaggcagcttcTCCCACTTTGGGTGTCTTTGCCTTTTTAGTTTGTAAGGTTGGTGGCAGGTCCTGTCTCCTTCCTTTTCCCCATTGTTGTGAGACAGTTTGAGAGACAACATTTGTTTGGAAAGCGGGATAAAACACATAGATAATAAAGTACTGCTAATAAAGCTTTTGTCAAGAAAAAGCCGGCCATTGTGCTCTGCTTTGGACCACTTGCCCAAACATTAAAATTCATGGGTTAGATCAGAACATGGAGACAGACCTCTGCTGAAATCATCACTTtaccaacacacacacgcacacaccaacCAGGAGCCCTGCATTTGTAAATGGATGTGGTTGTGTGTATgagacagggggtgggtgggtgggtacttCTCTTACCATTTGTATGCTGCAGCCAACACTTTACCCCAGAGAATAAGGTTTTCATCCCATGCTAGAAGGTGCAGCTGCCTAGTGATATTTTGTCCAGTCTTCCATTAAGTTGTCTGTTTCTTTTTCAGTGGTTGTAAGATTGACAGGTGCATAATGCAGTCCTCTCATAGGAGGGATAACTACTTTGGAATGCATGGTTGGGTGGAAAAGCTTATTGGAATTGTCCTCATGGCAAAATCCCTGTGTATGTAAATGTAAAGCTATCATATTTGGTAAAGGTGACACATCTTGCCAGTATGTGATATCCCTGCATTGCTCGTTACAGTTTAATCTTCTCCTTTCCTTGCTTATTGAAATGTCTGAATCAATCTTGAAATATACACGAGAGATGAAAGGTTACTGCAGCAGATGCTCACAAGCTGCCTGGTGTGCATGTTAAACTGCAGGCAATAGGATAGTTACAGATATCTCTGTCTGTACAAAAAAGGGTTCCGACCTGACGTGAAAACCACCTTTTTAACTGAAGGATCATTAATGTGGTTGCCTGTCTCCCCTGTCCTGTCTATGGTGTTTGTGGAGATGATCTAATCTTTTCAGCATCCAGCTGGAGACTCTTTGTTTAGTAGTTTCTGCTTTTACTGCTGGGGACAGACTATCACCAGCATATAACTCCCATGCTTAAAAGCCTGCACTCACTGTCCACACACGACTGGTCTAGGTTCAAGtttattgtattaatttacaaggctctTAAAAACTTGGGGTCCAGGATAGTTTAGCGACTGCCTGATGCCTTATATCTCTACCCAATCACTGAGGTCTTTGGGGAAGTTTCTGTAGTGCCTCTCATGGCTTGGATGCATGATTTGCATCCACCAAGGGCTGTgtgttcagtattgtgggcccaatttcATGGAACTCCCATCCAGCTAAGATCAGACCCCACTCTGTTGGATGCCTGGTGCCTATTGAAGACTGTTTTATTGCAGCAGAATTTTAAagtaatttctgattgcatagttaagtttttaactgattttatctaTATTGTATTTGCTGAGCTATCACTTAAGAGACAGTTTaaattaagtggcatataaattgtcTAAATATGCCCTCTTGTCTCCTATTCTGTTCTCCGACCTGCAGAATAAGGTGGCCGGATTTGCAAAACCATTTCTTGTGTATAAAGAAGCACAAAGTACTCATGTTGAATTGCCAACCCAAGCTCTTCCTAAAGCCCAGTGTCAGATAGGCATACCATTTCAGTAGGCTTATTTATTAGTAATCACCTGAGCAAACAAGAGTGGTGCCTGCAATCTCCAGGAAAACTGAATCAGGGAAACATCAGGCATGACTCAAGGAGGCCTAGAGATAATAGAGATTCGCCAATTACAGCAGAGCTTAATATTCCAAGTCACTATGTACAAGAGGAAGTTATCCCAGCTGCTGGATGAAGCAGGCAATTTTCTCAACTGTTCAGAGTAATCCCCGATGTTCTGTGTGCTTTGCCTGGGTCTTTAGAATCTCTACAACTAACAGTATTACCGGTATCTGATTTACTATTCTTGCACTGTGGTGATTGATTCCAAGAAAATCTGTTGGAGAGTGTGGCAATCTGAGGTGCTACTGTGTTGGACTAACAGTGGGTGAGTGCCACTGAAATAAAATACAACTCCCCTTTGCCCACACTGCAGAGCACCATGCATGCAAAAGAGAGCTTGCCCTCTAATAAACATCTCTTGTTATTTCCACCTATCTTCTGCAATTCCTCAGTATTCTTTTTTCCTCTAGTGCTGCCACTGGGCCTTGATACAGAAGCTGATTATTTCTGTTTGGAATGGTGTGTCATTATTAGTCATCTGTTTCCTGCAATGAAAGAAGTTAGCATGCCCCTCAGCATGATGTTGCATGATCAATGTAACAAAATAAGTATTCACTTCCAACTTGCCAATCTACCCAGGGAATCCTTAACCCTATCCAACTATAGTTTCTTTCACCTACCAATGACAATTCACCATTTACTATGGTCTGTGCAACCACATTTCTCTTGCAACATACTGAACTACTGTGGAACAATGATATGCACCAGTACATGCTCTTTTTATGGCTCACTAGGTTACTCTGTGTGTGGCTCTCActggctgtcagggactggacagaggaggagtggagaccgcctccccagcctgaaccttccagaaaagaggaagacagtatagatttacaacagtggtttgcaggaggttgtagctcagaggcagatgaagaacaaagctgggaaataatgggagaggaagaggcagaAGAGTTGGGAgaatgggagagccagagcagctggctgacatgttatcactagaaagcattccagacccccccttctcccagaacctgacggccattgaaagtaggagagcaaagggctcagagaCAAATGACCCTAAGCGGCCACCGTACAGTGAGTGGTGCTGTTGATGATTGAGGAAGtggagagaagtgggggggggggtggagatttacttggagcaacaccattactccaagaggctgcatttctaagcctctctctgtgaatattgaataaaatacattggtaagaactttccttgtcttatctctTCCTGGCGcctaccatgggggggggggttggattccCTGATGCCTGACAGTGGCCATAGGAacggtggaatctcctttcttgtaactttaagaCATTGGTTAgtgccctaccctccagagcaggagaaaacaagctttctccatcttgcatgtgacaacccttaagatatttgaagatggctatcatatctcctctatctcctctttaccaggctaaatatACACAGCTCCTTCactcattcctcataaggcttggcttccagactcGTGACcatattggttgccctcctctgcacacatcccagcttgtcaatacccttcttaaattgtgggcttcccacaggcatctggtcagccactgtgagaacaggatgctggattagttgggccactggcctgatccaggagggcttttCCTATCTTATCAGTCATTTTAAAAGTGTCTGACATTTCCTGCATACTTTTATCCCAAAACCCAGTTTCTCAGGACCCTTATTCTGTAGCTTGTGAATATAATACTTAACTCAGCCCTAACAGTTGAATAATTGTTACAAACAAAAATAGTTTGAAGGCAAATCATACCATGTTACCATGACTCTGAGCTCTCTACCTGAATAAGGCACAGATATAAACAAAGATAACAAAGAAGTCCACAGTATGAAAACATCCAAGGACACTTatgccatctcatcctctgtctcgCTTCCTCCTTTCTTCACATACCACCCACATTACTAATACTGTTTCTTTATTGAACAGCC from Lacerta agilis isolate rLacAgi1 chromosome 11, rLacAgi1.pri, whole genome shotgun sequence harbors:
- the DHFR gene encoding dihydrofolate reductase isoform X1, which codes for MVLSLNSIAAVSLNMGIGKNGSLPWPPLRNEFKYFQKMTVTPTQEGKQNVVIMGKRTWFSIPEKNRPLKGRINIVLSKELVKIPEGAHYLAKSLDQALDLLESSELASKIDMIWIVGGTSVYKAAMDKPVHQRLFVTRILHYFESDTFFPEIDLEKYRLLPRQHFQQLQSSKTEKMEEVIELSPDGNSLIKAVYQSRLRLTRLLLEGGAYINESNDRGETPLMIACKTKHVDHQSVSKVKMVKYLLENKADPNIQDKTGKTALMHACLQKAGPEVVSLLLKSGADISLQDHSGNSVLVYSVNSEDKETLKVLLDACKARGKEVIIITKDRSPSGRQRIKQYLNVPPPDTDEAHSSSSCTSPSDVEIKTSPSPQSNSKETEKGLFNFKEPDHSGRKEDAPEPHSPSRKPNLAHTGPQMQHVYSEPWMKPSSSLFDQNQISPLQEELQDITPEEELCFKINSLALSKRFITRHHSIDIKDTLNFLKNFEQTASRKMSYDEINSEALFGETYHNRSEAAADQSEAPVDQNPDSAQMTFVSTLKNIVQRRNLGANHYSSDSQLTTSLSPLTEDSKSLLGKKKLLSPSPSLSLSSRELIENMPPSFLSRRNHAILERRGSDHTALTRPCFLPPLNVNPHPPIPDICKINTVVSCGQKPLIPTAPIYPKDFKSKTLLTRRQSLQTEQIKQLVNF
- the DHFR gene encoding dihydrofolate reductase isoform X2, encoding MDKPVHQRLFVTRILHYFESDTFFPEIDLEKYRLLPRQHFQQLQSSKTEKMEEVIELSPDGNSLIKAVYQSRLRLTRLLLEGGAYINESNDRGETPLMIACKTKHVDHQSVSKVKMVKYLLENKADPNIQDKTGKTALMHACLQKAGPEVVSLLLKSGADISLQDHSGNSVLVYSVNSEDKETLKVLLDACKARGKEVIIITKDRSPSGRQRIKQYLNVPPPDTDEAHSSSSCTSPSDVEIKTSPSPQSNSKETEKGLFNFKEPDHSGRKEDAPEPHSPSRKPNLAHTGPQMQHVYSEPWMKPSSSLFDQNQISPLQEELQDITPEEELCFKINSLALSKRFITRHHSIDIKDTLNFLKNFEQTASRKMSYDEINSEALFGETYHNRSEAAADQSEAPVDQNPDSAQMTFVSTLKNIVQRRNLGANHYSSDSQLTTSLSPLTEDSKSLLGKKKLLSPSPSLSLSSRELIENMPPSFLSRRNHAILERRGSDHTALTRPCFLPPLNVNPHPPIPDICKINTVVSCGQKPLIPTAPIYPKDFKSKTLLTRRQSLQTEQIKQLVNF
- the DHFR gene encoding dihydrofolate reductase isoform X3 → MEEVIELSPDGNSLIKAVYQSRLRLTRLLLEGGAYINESNDRGETPLMIACKTKHVDHQSVSKVKMVKYLLENKADPNIQDKTGKTALMHACLQKAGPEVVSLLLKSGADISLQDHSGNSVLVYSVNSEDKETLKVLLDACKARGKEVIIITKDRSPSGRQRIKQYLNVPPPDTDEAHSSSSCTSPSDVEIKTSPSPQSNSKETEKGLFNFKEPDHSGRKEDAPEPHSPSRKPNLAHTGPQMQHVYSEPWMKPSSSLFDQNQISPLQEELQDITPEEELCFKINSLALSKRFITRHHSIDIKDTLNFLKNFEQTASRKMSYDEINSEALFGETYHNRSEAAADQSEAPVDQNPDSAQMTFVSTLKNIVQRRNLGANHYSSDSQLTTSLSPLTEDSKSLLGKKKLLSPSPSLSLSSRELIENMPPSFLSRRNHAILERRGSDHTALTRPCFLPPLNVNPHPPIPDICKINTVVSCGQKPLIPTAPIYPKDFKSKTLLTRRQSLQTEQIKQLVNF